One genomic window of Ornithorhynchus anatinus isolate Pmale09 chromosome 12, mOrnAna1.pri.v4, whole genome shotgun sequence includes the following:
- the TMA16 gene encoding translation machinery-associated protein 16 produces the protein MPKAPKGKGVGHEKKVIHPYSRKAAQLTREAHKQDKREKLKNDKALRLNIIGEKLQWFQSHLDPSKAEYTKKEACELVESYILRFSSELEQIELRNSIKGRRGRQHCAREATIRQTMERERRLYEGYGLEIPDIVNAKHLKTFREWDCDLQKLPNIKMRKFCASDAVSKRKKNVELKEEPCGEKVEDINMLDEMEEENSAHED, from the exons CCTAAAGCACCGAAGGGGAAAGGTGTAGGACATGAGAAGAAAGTTATCCATCCTTATAGTAGAAAAGCAGCTCAGCTCACACGAGAAGCTCACAAACAAGATAAGAGAGAAAA GCTGAAGAACGATAAAGCTTTGCGCCTAAACATTATAG gTGAAAAACTGCAGTGGTTCCAAAGTCACCTTGATCCCAGCAAAGCCGAATACACAAAGAAAGAAGCATGTGAACTAGTTGAGAG TTACATACTTCGGTTCAGCAGCGAACTGGAACAGATCGAGTTGCGAAACAGCATTAAAGGCAGGCGGGGACGGCAGCACTGTGCCCGAGAAGCCACCATCAGACAGACCATGGAACGAGAACGGAGGCTCTACGAGGGATACGGGCTGG AGATTCCTGATATCGTGAATGCAAAGCATCTGAAAACTTTCAG GGAATGGGATTGTGATCTACAGAAGTTGCCAAACATTAAGATGAGAAAATTTTGTGCTAGTGATGCAGTTtccaagaggaagaaaaatgtagAACTAAAGGAAGAACCATGTGGTGAAAAAGTCGAAGACATAAACATGCTAGatgaaatggaggaggagaattCAGCTCACGAAGATTGA